The following coding sequences are from one Enterococcus sp. 4G2_DIV0659 window:
- the xerD gene encoding site-specific tyrosine recombinase XerD, translating to MEEQVTDYLHYLQIERGLSLNTRKSYERDLHKYLTFLQEQKVDSWQSIDRYIIMEYLQTLHSENNSSATIIRMISSLRGFHQFLRQERITDHDPMQHIDSPRKAQKLPNTLSVEEVTLLIETPDTTKPLGIRNRAILEVMYATGLRVSELVALKIGDLHLAIGLVQTLGKGDKERIIPLGDYAIQWIEKYMEEARPALVKKNQNETHLFVNHHGSALSRQGIWKNLKQIVRDAGIDKTITPHTLRHSFATHLLENGADLRIVQELLGHADISTTQIYTHITKQRMADVYKQHFPRA from the coding sequence ATGGAAGAACAAGTAACTGACTATCTGCATTACTTACAAATAGAACGGGGATTATCGCTTAATACTAGAAAGAGTTATGAACGGGACTTACATAAATACTTGACGTTTTTGCAAGAACAAAAAGTCGATTCTTGGCAATCAATTGACCGGTACATAATTATGGAATACCTACAAACACTGCATAGTGAAAATAATTCTTCAGCAACTATTATTCGAATGATATCTAGTTTAAGAGGGTTTCATCAATTTTTAAGGCAAGAACGAATCACAGATCATGATCCCATGCAACATATTGATTCGCCCAGAAAAGCACAGAAACTTCCTAATACACTCTCAGTAGAAGAAGTAACTTTGCTGATCGAAACACCAGATACAACAAAACCTTTAGGCATTAGAAATCGAGCGATTTTAGAAGTAATGTATGCAACAGGATTACGAGTGAGTGAGCTTGTGGCATTAAAAATAGGGGATTTACATTTGGCGATTGGCTTAGTACAAACCTTAGGAAAAGGGGATAAAGAGCGTATTATCCCATTAGGGGATTACGCCATTCAATGGATCGAAAAATATATGGAAGAAGCCCGTCCAGCACTGGTTAAAAAAAATCAAAACGAAACACATTTATTTGTCAATCATCATGGTAGCGCATTATCAAGACAAGGGATTTGGAAAAATTTAAAACAAATCGTTCGTGATGCTGGAATTGATAAAACCATCACTCCACATACGTTACGTCATAGTTTTGCAACTCATTTGTTAGAAAATGGTGCAGATTTACGAATTGTCCAAGAACTTTTAGGACATGCAGATATTTCTACGACGCAAATCTATACGCATATAACAAAACAACGAATGGCCGATGTTTACAAACAACATTTCCCAAGAGCTTAA
- a CDS encoding GNAT family N-acetyltransferase gives MLTYYRKEQRKIAMGLLSFHQKLLEHQALLKEIDSYETEENLHLLFWIPTGEQNIQGIVGIEVETSEAMILHDISINPSFRGEKVGFNLLNEVAELYPDTKIYGTLATSTYLSKWKEHNR, from the coding sequence ATGTTAACGTATTATCGAAAAGAGCAACGAAAAATTGCGATGGGTCTATTGAGTTTTCATCAAAAATTGCTTGAACATCAAGCGCTATTAAAAGAAATAGACAGTTATGAAACGGAAGAGAACTTACATTTACTTTTTTGGATACCAACTGGGGAGCAAAATATTCAAGGAATTGTAGGAATCGAAGTAGAAACATCTGAGGCGATGATTTTACATGATATATCCATTAATCCTTCATTTAGAGGGGAAAAAGTTGGCTTTAATTTATTGAATGAGGTAGCAGAATTATATCCAGATACAAAAATATATGGAACTTTAGCTACGTCTACTTATTTATCCAAGTGGAAAGAACACAACCGGTGA
- a CDS encoding peptidylprolyl isomerase: MKTKKFIAATALLTSLVLFAACGPKNEKKTADSSATSSSETSSSESVDLNALDLPQLSETVSEDEDLVEMVTTEGTIEIKLFPKQAPKTVENFITHAKDGYYDNVTFHRVIKNFMIQGGDPKGDGTGGESIWNGSFDDEISNQLYNIRGALSMANAGKDAKGNGTNGSQFFIVQNSDDMSDGLLKDDKPEKIIEAYKKGGTPHLDGKHTVFGQVTKGMDVVDKIASAETGDQDKPKKDIRIEKINILQEAKK, translated from the coding sequence ATGAAAACAAAAAAATTCATTGCTGCAACTGCTCTATTAACATCATTAGTCTTATTTGCAGCATGTGGACCTAAAAACGAGAAAAAAACAGCAGATTCTTCTGCTACTTCTTCAAGTGAGACGTCATCATCTGAATCTGTTGATTTAAATGCATTGGACTTACCTCAATTATCAGAAACAGTTAGTGAAGATGAAGACTTAGTTGAAATGGTCACTACAGAAGGAACAATTGAAATCAAACTATTTCCAAAACAAGCACCAAAAACAGTTGAGAACTTCATCACTCATGCGAAAGATGGCTACTATGACAATGTTACCTTCCACCGTGTGATCAAAAACTTCATGATCCAAGGTGGCGATCCTAAAGGGGACGGTACTGGTGGAGAAAGTATTTGGAATGGTTCATTTGATGATGAAATTTCTAATCAATTGTATAACATTCGTGGTGCTCTATCTATGGCTAATGCTGGTAAAGATGCCAAAGGAAACGGGACAAACGGGAGTCAATTCTTTATCGTTCAAAACAGCGACGATATGTCTGATGGTCTATTAAAAGATGATAAACCAGAAAAAATTATCGAAGCGTATAAAAAAGGTGGAACGCCTCATTTGGATGGTAAACATACTGTTTTCGGACAAGTGACTAAAGGCATGGATGTTGTAGATAAAATCGCATCTGCTGAAACTGGCGATCAAGATAAACCTAAAAAAGATATCCGCATTGAAAAAATCAATATTTTACAAGAAGCAAAAAAATAA
- the scpB gene encoding SMC-Scp complex subunit ScpB — MTTISQIEAILFVVGEEGIGLEELSYLLELSTAKTYEALTALKERYESDQQSALNILEVGNHFVLSTKKMFAPLLKKYAQSPISNSLSQAALETLSIVAYKQPISRVEVDEIRGVQSAGSMQKLVARQLIEEKGRVDGPGRAILYGTTAYFMDYFGLRSLEELPDIHQMEEEIAEELPLDLFFDRYKELNAEETPTDNNESEEEK, encoded by the coding sequence GTGACCACAATTAGTCAAATCGAAGCGATTCTATTTGTCGTTGGTGAAGAAGGAATCGGGTTAGAAGAATTATCCTATTTACTAGAACTATCTACTGCCAAAACATATGAAGCACTAACAGCTTTAAAAGAACGCTATGAATCAGATCAACAGTCTGCTTTAAATATTCTAGAAGTAGGCAATCACTTTGTCTTGTCTACTAAAAAAATGTTTGCACCGTTGTTGAAAAAGTATGCTCAATCGCCTATTTCCAACTCATTATCCCAAGCAGCGCTTGAAACATTATCAATCGTTGCGTACAAGCAACCAATTTCAAGAGTGGAAGTGGACGAAATAAGAGGGGTGCAGTCAGCAGGATCAATGCAAAAACTCGTTGCTCGCCAATTAATTGAAGAAAAAGGACGGGTGGATGGTCCTGGACGAGCGATTTTATACGGAACAACGGCTTATTTCATGGATTATTTTGGCTTAAGATCTCTTGAAGAGTTGCCAGACATTCATCAAATGGAAGAAGAAATTGCTGAAGAGCTACCTTTAGACCTCTTTTTCGACCGTTATAAAGAATTAAATGCAGAAGAAACACCAACGGATAATAATGAATCGGAGGAAGAAAAGTAA
- a CDS encoding DUF871 domain-containing protein translates to MGKLGISIYPERSTFEKDKAYLDLAHNYGFKRVFTSLLQITEDKDKVLAEFKKVVDYANSLGMEVMVDINPALFEQLEISYDDLSFFDEMGAYGVRLDVGFTGAEEAKMTRNPYGIKIEINMSTGTSYVDNIMSYSPNTDNLLGSHNFYPHRYSGLGYDHFVFCSEKFRKYNLNTMAFVNSHDATFGPWPTQDGLCSLEDHRDLEIATQVKHLVLTGLIDDILVGNAYASEAELRAMAEAFNAEYPSVKVDVADDITDDEREVLFTSLHSYRGDRSEYILRSTMTRIHFKDRAFPAHNTKDMTKGDVLIDNVGYGQYKGETQIALKEMKNDGRVNVVGRIAADELFLLDFLKPWSSFKLIENKK, encoded by the coding sequence ATGGGAAAATTAGGTATTTCTATTTATCCAGAACGATCAACCTTTGAAAAGGACAAAGCGTATCTAGACTTAGCACATAACTATGGATTTAAGCGAGTTTTTACAAGTTTACTTCAAATAACTGAGGATAAAGATAAAGTATTAGCAGAGTTTAAAAAAGTTGTAGATTATGCCAACAGCCTTGGAATGGAAGTAATGGTCGACATTAATCCTGCCTTATTTGAACAATTAGAGATTTCTTACGATGACTTATCATTCTTTGACGAGATGGGTGCGTACGGTGTCCGCTTAGATGTTGGCTTTACTGGCGCTGAAGAAGCGAAAATGACGCGTAATCCATACGGGATCAAAATCGAAATTAATATGAGTACAGGGACAAGTTATGTTGATAACATTATGAGTTATTCACCAAATACAGACAATCTATTAGGATCTCATAATTTTTATCCTCATCGTTACTCTGGACTAGGTTATGATCATTTTGTATTCTGCTCTGAAAAATTTAGAAAATATAATTTAAATACAATGGCTTTTGTTAATTCACATGATGCTACTTTTGGGCCTTGGCCAACGCAAGATGGTTTATGTTCTTTAGAAGATCATCGTGATTTAGAAATTGCTACACAAGTGAAGCATTTAGTCTTAACTGGCTTAATCGATGATATTTTAGTAGGAAATGCGTACGCCTCAGAAGCGGAGTTGAGAGCGATGGCAGAAGCGTTTAATGCAGAGTATCCATCTGTTAAGGTAGATGTGGCAGATGATATTACAGACGATGAAAGAGAAGTTCTGTTTACAAGCCTTCACAGTTATCGTGGGGATCGATCAGAATATATTTTACGTTCGACTATGACACGAATCCATTTTAAAGACCGTGCATTTCCAGCTCATAACACAAAAGATATGACCAAAGGCGATGTGTTAATTGATAATGTTGGTTATGGACAATACAAAGGTGAGACACAAATTGCACTGAAAGAAATGAAAAATGACGGACGAGTCAACGTTGTTGGTCGAATTGCTGCTGATGAGTTATTTTTATTGGATTTCTTGAAGCCATGGTCAAGCTTTAAATTAATTGAAAATAAAAAATAA
- a CDS encoding shikimate kinase, translated as MKKIMITGPVGSGKTTLARQLAKKKDVPFYELDNLIWQRLAIGDQKRSECESSQLLQEILLQNEWIIEGTTTKDWIEPALSESDVILLLLPPYYLRVYRIITRFIKQTLKKETAHYKPSLHLLVNLFRWNHHFEKKNLLELQKLTADFPEKLVILNDSNPYRSYSKILTRYK; from the coding sequence ATGAAAAAGATTATGATTACGGGACCTGTTGGTAGCGGAAAAACGACATTAGCAAGACAACTAGCAAAAAAGAAGGATGTTCCCTTTTATGAACTAGATAATTTGATTTGGCAACGCTTAGCAATAGGTGATCAAAAACGATCTGAATGTGAATCTAGTCAACTACTTCAAGAGATTCTCCTTCAAAACGAATGGATTATCGAAGGAACAACTACTAAAGACTGGATCGAACCAGCTCTCAGTGAGTCTGACGTTATTTTGTTGTTACTACCACCTTATTATCTACGAGTGTATCGAATTATCACTCGATTTATCAAACAAACATTAAAAAAAGAAACTGCGCATTATAAGCCCAGTTTACATTTATTAGTAAATCTATTTAGATGGAACCATCACTTTGAAAAAAAGAATCTTTTAGAGTTACAAAAATTGACAGCAGATTTTCCTGAAAAACTAGTCATCCTAAATGATTCAAATCCTTACAGATCCTACTCCAAAATTTTAACTCGTTACAAATAA
- a CDS encoding alpha/beta hydrolase, whose amino-acid sequence MSRIVKVLIVIIILIIIVLTGAGMYFYNYAVVPSEKDFLDGDTPGTDVEVKTPQEKWFKDKKNRSYWQLTSKDGLKLKAIYLPAAEKTDKNVIMAHGYMGNAETMASFAKMYHDFGYNVLVPDARGHGESEGDYIGFGWPERKDYLQWIDKVIAENGANAKITLYGISMGGATVMMTSGENLPKNVKAIVEDCGYSTVNGELAYQLKDMFNLPAFPLVPVTSLITKVRAGYFFGEASSVAQLKKNKVPMLFIHGDADKFVPFEMLDEVYNATDAPKEKYIVKGAAHAKAYTVNPEMYKEKVAGFLTKYVD is encoded by the coding sequence ATGAGTCGAATAGTAAAAGTTTTGATTGTCATTATTATTTTAATTATAATCGTATTAACAGGAGCTGGGATGTACTTCTACAATTATGCTGTTGTTCCTTCAGAAAAAGATTTCTTGGATGGAGATACACCAGGGACTGATGTTGAAGTCAAAACGCCGCAAGAAAAATGGTTTAAAGATAAAAAAAACCGTTCTTATTGGCAGTTGACATCCAAGGATGGATTGAAATTAAAAGCTATTTATTTACCTGCAGCAGAAAAAACAGATAAAAATGTGATTATGGCTCATGGTTATATGGGAAATGCAGAAACGATGGCTAGCTTTGCGAAGATGTACCACGATTTTGGGTACAACGTTTTAGTCCCTGACGCCAGAGGGCATGGTGAAAGTGAAGGGGATTATATCGGGTTTGGTTGGCCTGAACGAAAAGATTATCTTCAGTGGATCGATAAGGTTATAGCTGAAAATGGAGCCAATGCTAAAATTACTCTATACGGTATTAGTATGGGCGGTGCAACGGTAATGATGACTAGTGGTGAAAACTTGCCTAAAAATGTTAAAGCAATCGTTGAAGACTGTGGTTATTCTACAGTTAATGGGGAGTTAGCATATCAATTAAAAGACATGTTTAATTTACCTGCGTTTCCATTAGTACCAGTTACCAGCTTAATCACTAAAGTTCGTGCAGGGTATTTCTTTGGAGAAGCTAGCTCAGTGGCTCAATTGAAAAAAAATAAAGTACCGATGCTGTTTATTCATGGTGATGCAGATAAATTTGTCCCATTTGAAATGTTAGATGAGGTTTATAATGCAACTGACGCACCAAAAGAAAAATACATCGTAAAAGGTGCTGCTCATGCAAAAGCTTATACAGTAAACCCAGAAATGTATAAAGAAAAAGTCGCTGGATTTTTAACAAAATATGTTGACTAA
- a CDS encoding TetR/AcrR family transcriptional regulator, with amino-acid sequence MVRKKVYTKEHILSAAQELLVSKGFSFITARNVADHMGISTQPIYLEFKNMEDLKLTMLNKIHEQLEKDFFSQEHTGNSLIDFGMSYLHLAKENSALYLSLYSDKHSYGAELQKLSLNFFKSLIGKDQNYLSFSDEQIEATHMKLWIIATGIASLSMSGIMQLSEEELFKAFNVVG; translated from the coding sequence TTGGTTAGAAAAAAAGTGTACACGAAAGAGCATATTTTATCAGCTGCTCAAGAATTGCTAGTATCAAAGGGTTTTTCTTTTATAACTGCCAGAAATGTAGCGGATCATATGGGGATTTCAACACAGCCGATATATCTTGAATTTAAAAATATGGAAGATTTAAAATTGACAATGCTCAACAAAATTCATGAACAATTAGAAAAAGATTTTTTTTCTCAAGAACATACAGGAAATAGTTTGATAGATTTCGGCATGAGCTACTTACATTTGGCAAAAGAGAACAGTGCGTTGTATCTATCTTTATATAGCGATAAGCATTCCTATGGGGCAGAATTACAAAAATTGTCTTTAAATTTTTTCAAAAGCTTGATCGGAAAAGATCAAAATTATTTATCTTTTTCAGATGAACAAATCGAAGCAACACATATGAAACTTTGGATCATTGCCACTGGTATTGCCTCTTTAAGTATGTCTGGAATCATGCAACTATCGGAAGAAGAGTTATTCAAGGCATTCAATGTGGTTGGCTAA
- a CDS encoding pseudouridine synthase: protein MERLQKVIAHAGIASRRKAEEYIVNGRVKVNGKIIRELGTQVGKNDKVEVDDVPIYKEEYGYYLFYKPKGVISAVSDDKGRKVVTDFFSHIKERIYPVGRLDYDTSGLLLLTNDGEFSQKLTHPSHEIDKVYVAKVKGLAKKHDLLPLTKGIKIEGYKTAPAAFQIVSVDLKTNTSIVELTIHEGRNHQVKKMLQSVGYPVQKLKREKYGDLTLKGLRPGEYRNLNKKEISVLMNQSK, encoded by the coding sequence ATGGAAAGACTTCAAAAAGTAATTGCTCATGCGGGGATTGCCTCACGTAGAAAAGCAGAAGAATACATTGTCAATGGACGTGTCAAAGTAAATGGAAAAATTATTCGAGAATTAGGAACACAAGTAGGGAAAAATGACAAAGTTGAAGTAGATGATGTGCCGATTTACAAAGAAGAGTATGGCTACTATTTATTTTATAAACCAAAAGGTGTTATTTCAGCGGTTTCTGATGATAAAGGAAGAAAAGTTGTGACTGATTTTTTCTCTCATATCAAAGAACGAATTTATCCAGTGGGCAGATTAGATTATGATACATCAGGGTTGTTGCTTTTAACAAATGATGGCGAATTTTCACAAAAATTAACACATCCAAGTCATGAAATCGACAAGGTTTATGTGGCAAAAGTAAAAGGATTGGCCAAAAAACATGATTTACTTCCACTAACAAAAGGGATAAAAATCGAAGGCTATAAAACAGCACCGGCGGCTTTTCAAATCGTTTCTGTAGACCTTAAAACAAACACTAGTATTGTAGAGTTGACGATTCATGAAGGTCGTAATCACCAAGTGAAGAAAATGCTTCAATCTGTGGGTTATCCGGTTCAAAAACTGAAAAGAGAAAAATACGGTGACTTAACATTAAAAGGATTACGTCCTGGAGAGTATCGTAATTTGAATAAAAAAGAAATTAGTGTTTTAATGAATCAATCAAAATAA
- a CDS encoding TIGR01440 family protein, translating into MDKLKEYQQQLLKGLEEYFEQVELESGNIFVLGCSSSEINGNTIGKKSSKETGEMIVSTLRQFLDQKSIYLAVQGCEHINRSLVVEKEVAKHYHFERVSVVPSLHAGGAAAMSAYHQFSDPVVIEKIVAHGGIDIGDTSIGMHIKYVQVPIRTTIKEIGAAHTTYLWTRPKLIGGERAIYK; encoded by the coding sequence ATGGATAAGTTAAAAGAGTATCAACAGCAGTTATTGAAAGGTCTTGAAGAATATTTTGAGCAAGTTGAATTAGAGTCAGGTAATATTTTTGTACTAGGTTGTAGCAGCAGTGAGATCAACGGTAACACAATCGGTAAAAAATCCAGTAAGGAAACAGGAGAAATGATCGTTTCTACGCTCAGGCAATTTTTAGATCAAAAAAGTATTTATTTAGCTGTTCAAGGGTGCGAGCATATTAATCGTTCATTGGTGGTAGAAAAAGAGGTCGCTAAGCATTATCATTTTGAGAGAGTTTCCGTCGTTCCCTCACTTCATGCGGGAGGAGCAGCAGCAATGTCAGCTTACCATCAATTTTCCGATCCAGTCGTTATCGAAAAAATAGTAGCCCATGGAGGAATCGATATAGGAGATACTTCGATTGGGATGCACATTAAATATGTTCAAGTTCCAATTCGTACAACAATCAAAGAAATTGGTGCAGCTCACACGACTTATTTATGGACACGACCTAAGTTAATCGGTGGAGAACGTGCGATATACAAATAA
- a CDS encoding DUF1576 domain-containing protein, protein MANKNQKIYLHTDKKHSEMAHTHRSYSFLISYCLLLIFIGLCSESLSTLSAGMVRILTSPSNLLTDYIQLGTFGSAFVNSGLLTLISVLLAKKEKIPINGPMIAALFTVSGCSFFGKNLYNSIPIIIGGLCYAQIVKKPFSQFIVVSLFGSALSPIISYLTFGISLPLFFSIPLGCLVGIFIGLILPALASHVLTFHQGFSLYNVGFTSGLIAMLFTGILRMFGWKIEGTNLVSVNYHNQLLIFLLFLFLLMFVTGFVVNHYSLKGLKTISKTSGKLITDFISISGVGATMMNMALIGFLLVAYTQVSQSTLNGPIVGAILSAVGFSAFGNHLLNSLPLLISVFLTAQLSSVFEIDQTTVVLAGIFGTGLAPIAGYYGLTFGLIAGFLHMSLVTNVSYLHGGLNLYNNGFSTGFVAAVMVPILDNILQIRKVKRHARKRQSETNH, encoded by the coding sequence GTGGCAAATAAGAATCAAAAAATTTATTTACATACGGATAAAAAACACTCAGAAATGGCTCATACACATAGGAGTTACTCTTTTCTGATTAGTTACTGTTTACTGCTTATTTTTATTGGATTATGTAGTGAATCCCTTTCAACTTTATCGGCAGGAATGGTACGGATTTTGACCTCACCTAGTAATTTATTGACTGATTACATTCAGTTAGGAACATTTGGCAGCGCCTTTGTAAATAGTGGTTTACTTACTCTAATTAGCGTACTACTTGCAAAAAAAGAAAAAATTCCTATTAATGGTCCAATGATTGCTGCACTATTTACAGTATCAGGTTGTTCTTTTTTCGGGAAAAATTTATACAACTCAATTCCAATCATTATCGGCGGACTTTGTTATGCGCAAATCGTCAAAAAACCGTTTTCGCAGTTTATTGTTGTCAGTTTATTCGGTAGTGCATTGTCACCGATTATCAGTTACCTTACGTTCGGTATTTCATTACCGCTGTTTTTTTCAATTCCTTTAGGTTGTTTGGTCGGTATTTTTATTGGCTTAATTTTACCTGCTCTGGCATCACATGTTCTAACATTTCATCAAGGTTTTTCTCTGTACAATGTTGGATTTACTTCAGGTTTGATTGCTATGTTATTTACTGGGATTTTAAGAATGTTTGGTTGGAAAATCGAAGGCACCAATTTGGTCTCTGTCAATTACCATAATCAGCTACTTATTTTTCTCCTTTTTTTATTTCTATTGATGTTTGTTACAGGTTTTGTTGTCAATCACTATTCTTTAAAAGGTTTAAAAACAATCAGCAAAACTTCTGGTAAACTTATTACCGATTTCATTTCAATCTCAGGCGTTGGTGCGACGATGATGAATATGGCTTTAATTGGCTTTTTACTCGTTGCCTATACTCAAGTCAGTCAGTCTACACTAAATGGACCAATTGTTGGCGCGATTTTATCGGCGGTTGGATTTAGCGCTTTTGGTAACCATCTTTTAAATAGCCTTCCTTTGTTAATCAGTGTTTTCCTGACAGCGCAATTATCGTCAGTATTCGAGATTGATCAAACGACCGTTGTATTAGCTGGAATATTTGGGACAGGACTAGCGCCTATTGCTGGTTATTACGGGTTGACTTTTGGATTGATTGCAGGTTTTTTACATATGTCTTTAGTCACAAATGTCAGTTATCTGCATGGCGGACTCAATCTTTACAACAATGGATTTTCTACTGGTTTTGTGGCCGCTGTCATGGTACCAATACTGGATAATATTTTACAGATCAGAAAGGTGAAGCGACATGCAAGAAAGAGACAAAGCGAAACGAATCATTGA
- a CDS encoding segregation/condensation protein A gives MILQEINVKLDVFEGPLDLLLHLIQKLEIDIYDIPIAAVTEQYMNYIHTMKTLELEIAGEYLVMAATLMAIKSKMLLPKQEMEMTEDDDILDGEDPRDALVAQLLEYRKFKYAAGLLHEKESERSLYYTKEPMDIDEYKEDDPFLEPNQLNTIDLFLAFHAMLEKKKNRQPVETTVAGDDVSIEEKITTISEKMSQMDRNTPVNFDSFFTSHSKQEIVTTFMALLELMKKGVIHVEQEDNYSTILLYNMSEKIESSTEETM, from the coding sequence ATGATCTTGCAGGAAATTAATGTAAAATTGGATGTATTTGAAGGTCCATTAGATCTTCTGTTACATTTAATCCAAAAATTGGAAATCGATATTTATGACATTCCGATCGCTGCAGTAACCGAACAGTATATGAACTATATTCATACAATGAAAACATTAGAACTCGAAATTGCTGGGGAATACTTAGTCATGGCCGCGACTTTGATGGCAATCAAAAGCAAAATGCTTTTGCCAAAACAAGAGATGGAAATGACAGAAGATGATGATATCCTCGATGGCGAAGATCCGCGTGATGCGTTAGTTGCTCAATTGCTAGAATATCGTAAATTTAAATATGCAGCAGGTCTGTTACATGAAAAAGAATCAGAGCGAAGTCTTTATTATACGAAAGAACCGATGGATATTGATGAATATAAAGAAGACGATCCGTTTTTGGAACCTAACCAATTAAATACAATTGATTTATTTCTGGCATTTCATGCAATGTTAGAAAAGAAAAAAAATCGTCAACCAGTGGAGACAACAGTTGCTGGAGATGACGTATCAATAGAAGAAAAAATTACCACAATCTCTGAAAAAATGTCTCAAATGGATCGGAATACACCAGTAAACTTTGACTCTTTTTTTACATCACATTCAAAACAAGAAATTGTTACGACTTTTATGGCTCTTTTAGAATTGATGAAAAAAGGCGTTATCCATGTGGAACAAGAGGACAATTATAGTACAATTTTGCTCTATAATATGTCTGAAAAGATCGAATCAAGTACGGAGGAAACAATGTGA
- the rpsP gene encoding 30S ribosomal protein S16, which yields MSVKIRLKRMGSKKSPFYRIVVADSRSPRDGRFIETVGTYNPLKDPAEVVLKEDLVLDWLSKGAQPSDTVRNILSKEGVMKKHHEAKLEKK from the coding sequence ATGTCAGTAAAAATTCGTTTAAAACGCATGGGTTCTAAAAAGAGTCCTTTTTACCGTATTGTAGTCGCAGATTCTCGTTCTCCTCGTGATGGACGTTTCATCGAAACTGTTGGAACTTACAATCCTTTAAAAGATCCTGCAGAAGTAGTTTTAAAAGAAGATTTAGTTTTGGACTGGTTGTCTAAAGGTGCTCAACCTTCAGATACTGTTCGTAACATCCTTTCAAAAGAAGGCGTTATGAAAAAACACCACGAAGCTAAACTTGAAAAGAAATAA
- a CDS encoding KH domain-containing protein, producing the protein MTDVKELVLAIVRPLVSQPELVKLEIEESDVFLEYNLTVSSEDIGRIIGKQGRVAKAIRTIVYSVRVDGPKKVRLNIVDGK; encoded by the coding sequence ATGACAGATGTGAAAGAGTTAGTCTTAGCTATCGTTCGCCCATTAGTCAGTCAACCTGAATTAGTTAAGTTAGAGATAGAAGAATCTGATGTTTTTCTAGAGTACAACTTGACTGTATCATCTGAAGATATCGGTCGTATCATTGGAAAGCAAGGACGAGTTGCTAAGGCAATCCGTACAATTGTTTATAGTGTACGCGTAGATGGACCCAAAAAAGTTCGTCTGAATATCGTAGATGGTAAATAA